Genomic window (Allostreptomyces psammosilenae):
TCGGCTTCTGCATGTCCGCGATCTTCAGCGGGTTCGGCTCCTTCCTCAGCGAGCTGTACCCCACCGCCGTGCGCGGCAGCGGACAGGGCTTCACCTACAACACCAGGCGGGCCGTCGGCGCCTTCTTCCCCACCCTGGTGGGGTTCCTGGCGGCGAGTTGGGGAGTGGGCGGCGCCCTCGTCTTCGGCGCCGTGGGATACGGCGTCGCCGTACTCGCCCTGCTCGGGCTGCCGGAGACCCGGGGCCGTGAACTGACCTGAACCGGTGGGCGGGTCCGCGCCGGCACCCTCCGGCGTGGACCCGCCCACCCCACCCTGCCGCGCCGCCCTAGCCGTCGCGGCCGATGGTCACGGCGCGTTCCCCCGGGGCGAACGCGCCGAAGGACTGCTGCCAGCTGTCGGCCGGTCAGTGGTAGGTCACCCGCCTCTCCGAGGGCCGGTACTCGGCGGTGCACAGGGTGCCCCACCCGGTCCGTCTGGGGCCCGGCGGGCGGCGGACGCGAAAACGGGTTGTTTCCGGGCGGGGGAGCGGTTTGGGTTCGTGAGCGTGACCGCTGTGAATGATCTCGTTCGTCCGGACCGCTATCCGCGGTCGTCCCGCTACGACCCGTCCTGGTTGCTCCGGCTGGACATGGGGCCCAACCCGTTGTGGCTGCTGGAGAACCTCGCCCAGGACCTCGATCTGCGCCCGGGGATGCGGATCCTCGACCTCGGCTCCGGCAAGGGCGCCACCTCGGTGTTCCTGGCTCGCGAGTACGGTGCCCGGGTCGTCGCGGCGGACTGGTGGATCGCCCCCGAGGAGGCGGCGGCCGTCTTCGCCGAGGCGGGTGTCGGCGACCGGGTCGAGGCCGTGCGGGCGGAGGCGCACGCCCTGCCGTTCGAGGAGGAGAGCTTCGACGCCATCGTCAGTGTGGACGCGTTCGAGTACTTCGGCACGGCGGACGGCTACCTGCCGTACCTGGTGCGGTTCCTGCGTCCCGGTGGGCAACTCGGGATGGCGACTCCCGCAATGACCCGAGAGGTCCGCGAGCTCGGGGCCATCCCGCCGCACATCAGGGCGGTGGTCGGCTGGGAGGCGATCGCCTGGCACACCGCGCAGTGGTGGCGGTTCCAGTGGGAGATCACGGAGCTGGTGACGGTCACCTCCGCACGGCTGCAGCAGGACGGCTGGCGGGACTGGCTGCTGTGGGCCCGGGCCTGCGCCGAGTACCAGCCGGACGGCCGCGCGGCGAACCAGCCGGTGATCGACATGCTCACCGCGGACGGCGGGGAGTTCCTCACCTTCGCCCTGGTGACGGCCCGCAGGAACGGGCCCGACACGGACCGGCGGGCCCTGCCGGCCG
Coding sequences:
- a CDS encoding SAM-dependent methyltransferase — its product is MTAVNDLVRPDRYPRSSRYDPSWLLRLDMGPNPLWLLENLAQDLDLRPGMRILDLGSGKGATSVFLAREYGARVVAADWWIAPEEAAAVFAEAGVGDRVEAVRAEAHALPFEEESFDAIVSVDAFEYFGTADGYLPYLVRFLRPGGQLGMATPAMTREVRELGAIPPHIRAVVGWEAIAWHTAQWWRFQWEITELVTVTSARLQQDGWRDWLLWARACAEYQPDGRAANQPVIDMLTADGGEFLTFALVTARRNGPDTDRRALPAE